The Callospermophilus lateralis isolate mCalLat2 chromosome 15, mCalLat2.hap1, whole genome shotgun sequence genome window below encodes:
- the Dclre1a gene encoding DNA cross-link repair 1A protein, with product MIEDMFSEEDIWEYKSKRKPKLGHPNNCSENIPKSVEKATDGKYQSRPKGNKKRNKEAKGRVDCEMCLGETSSQTSVSSSQNSSCGDAIQQSQDQETTPGRHRKTQKLKQVSPKTRPVHDGYCPYCQMPFSSLLGQTPRWHVFECLDSPPLSETECPDGLLCTSTIPSHYKRYTHFLLAQSRASTDPFSSPSHVAGGSFSETQPGFSCSLEERWSLHQKQTENLKNISNDPLLMTQCLKKSQPPTETNKKISSTNSQTSQQALHFTAFVKNDKLVRAGLPFAVAELDSHNNSQRTHLPLPENDFGSCEISYSPLQSDEETYDIDEKLDDSQQELFFSESSKDGSLEEDDSSTSFKNLPGPFLKDLEESCPKVNSFLTQQKNTKELYKCSALNSSQLSSQTECSILYDDPEYSDGRFLLSSPALRGEPAASNCQTTKAKPGGPDFHASQPNKQKQVIENPTVPLLQSKMSEPFGSQGGECLPLTQSKIRQLSSENFCTRNDANSPHFCGKVLDSMLDGGVTVLNTGKKSSTPTAAKSPLKILPSDPKCNERHPSTKVMKQMDIGVYFGLPPKRKEEESLRESAIDGMNLNPIVSPNGKRSRQCKRKAEKSLSDLEFDAKDLNESQLSVELPAERSQRQRKRHKKSNSPQERARGKRSGYLINNTELGTTNSSEDNTFKKSAHGRLQRGYMRFPDSANAGELRKKTCPFYKKIPGTSFTVDAFQYGVVEGCTAYFLTHFHSDHYAGLSKNFTFPVYCSEITGNLLKSKLHVQEQYVHPLPMDTECLVDGVRVVLLDANHCPGATMILFYLPNGAAVLHTGDFRADPSMERSLLAGQKIHTLYLDTTYCSPEYTFPSQQEVIQFAINTAFEAVTLNPRTLVVCGTYSIGKEKVFLAVADVLGSKVGMSREKFQTLRCLNMPDINPLITTDMWSSLVHLLPMMQINFKGLQNHLKKYDGKYDRILAFRPTGWTHSSKFSSIADITPQTKGNISIYGIPYSEHSSYLEMKRFVQWLKPQKIIPTVNIGTLKSRHTMEKYFKEWKLEAGY from the exons ATGATAGAAGACATGTTTTCGGAAGAAGACATCTGGGAATACAAAtctaaaagaaaaccaaaactagGACATCCAAATAATTGCtctgaaaatattccaaaatcggTTGAAAAAGCAACAGATGGGAAATACCAGTCAAgaccaaaaggaaacaaaaagagaaacaaagaagCTAAAGGAAGGGTGGACTGTGAAATGTGCCTTGGAGAAACAAGTTCCCAGACTTCTGTATCTTCTAGTCAGAATTCAAGTTGTGGAGATGCTATTCAACAGTCCCAAGACCAAGAGACTACTCCAGGAAGGCACCGAAAAACTCAAAAGCTCAAGCAAGTGTCCCCAAAGACACGTCCAGTTCATGATGGGTATTGCCCGTACTGCCAGATGCCTTTTTCCTCATTGCTAGGCCAAACACCTCGATGgcatgtttttgaatgtttggatTCTCCACCATTGTCTGAAACAG AGTGTCCTGATGGCCTTCTGTGTACCTCAACAATTCCTTCTCATTATAAGAGATACACTCACTTCCTGCTCGCTCAAAGTAGGGCTAGTACTGATCCATTTAGCAGCCCGTCACATGTGGCAGGTGGGAGTTTCAGTGAGACCCAGCCAGGCTTTTCTTGTAGCCTAGAGGAAAGATGGTCTCTGCATCAGAAACAAACTGAGAACTTAAAAAACATTTCAAATGATCCCTTGTTgatgacacagtgtctaaaaaagTCTCAGCCTCCAACTGAAACCAATAAAAAGATTTCTTCTACAAATAGTCAGACCTCGCAGCAAgctttacattttacagcatttgTTAAGAATGACAAACTGGTAAGAGCCGGTTTGCCTTTTGCTGTGGCAGAATTAGACAGCCACAACAACTCACAACGCACACATTTGCCATTGCCAGAAAATGACTTTGGCAGCTGTGAAATCTCCTATTCTCCACTTCAGAGTGACGAAGAAACTTATGATATAGATGAAAAGCTGGATGATTCACAACAGGAACTATTTTTTTCTGAGAGTTCTAAAGATGGCAGCTTAGAAGAAGATGATAGTTCTACCAGTTTTAAAAACCTCCCCGGTCCCTTCCTGAAGGACCTGGAGGAGAGCTGCCCCAAAGTGAATAGCTTCTTAACCCAGCAGAAGAACACTAAAGAATTGTATAAGTGCAGTGCTCTAAATTCTTCTCAACTTAGCTCCCAAACAGAGTGTAGTATTTTATATGATGATCCAGAATATTCTGATGGGCGGTTTTTATTGTCTTCACCTGCATTAAGAGGGGagcctgctgcttctaattgtcagACCACTAAAGCAAAGCCTGGTGGGCCAGACTTTCACGCATCTCAACCAAATAAACAGAAACAGGTGATTGAAAACCCAACTGTACCACTACTTCAGAGTAAGATGTCAGAACCTTTTGGAAGCCAGGGAGGAGAGTGTCTTCCTTTGACCCAAAGTAAAATTAGACAACTATCAAGTGAGAACTTCTGTACTAGAAATGATGCTAACTCACCACATTTCTGCGGAAAGGTATTGGATAGTATGCTAGATGGTGGCGTTACAGTTTTGAatacaggaaaaaaatcaagtacacCTACTGCTGCTAAGTCTCCTTTGAAGATATTGCCCTCTGATCCTAAGTGCAATGAAAGACATCCTTCTACCAAGGTAATGAAGCAGATGGATATAGGTGTGTATTTTGGACTACCAccgaaaagaaaagaagaggaatcACTGAGGGAAAGTGCAATAGATGGGATGAACTTAAATCCCATTGTAAGTCCTAATGGAAAGAGGTCCCGGCAGTGCAAGAGGAAAGCAGAAAAATCTTTAAGTGATTTAGAATTTGATGCAAAGGACTTAAATGAGAGTCAACTTTCTGTGGAACTGCCTGCTGAGAGGTCACAGCGGCAAAGAAAAAGACATAAAAAGTCAAATTCACCACAGGAAAGAGCACGCGGAAAGAGGTCAGGCTACCTTATTAACAATACAGAATTGGGAACAACCAATTCCAGTGAAGACAATACCTTCAAAAAATCGGCTCATGGAAGGCTGCAAAGAGGTTACATGAGATTTCCAGACTCAGCTAATGCAGGGGAATTAAGAAAAAAGACATGTCCCTTCTATAAGAAAATACCTG GAACCAGCTTCACAGTTGACGCCTTTCAGTACGGTGTGGTGGAAGGCTGCACGGCCTATTTTCTCACCCATTTCCATTCTGATCATTATGCTGGATTGTCTAAAAACTTCACATTTCCAGTCTATTGTAGTGAG ATAACTGGCAACTTGTTGAAGAGCAAGCTTCATGTGCAAGAACAGTATGTCCATCCATTGCCAATGGACACTGAGTGTTTGGTGGATGGTGTCAGGGTTGTTCTACTTGATGCCAATCA CTGCCCAGGTGCCACCATGATCCTTTTCTACCTTCCTAATGGTGCTGCTGTATTGCACACTGGAGACTTCAGAGCGGATCCCAGCATGGAGCGGTCTCTTCTTGCAGGCCAGAAAATCCACACGCTGTACCTAGACACCAC CTATTGCAGCCCAGAGTACACCTTTCCGTCTCAGCAAGAAGTTATCCAGTTTGCCATCAACACCGCCTTTGAGGCTGTAACTCTAAACCCCCGTACTCTGGTTGTCTGTGGCACTTACAGTATCGGAAAAGAGAAAGTCTTCCTAG CTGTTGCTGATGTTTTAGGTTCAAAGGTGGGCATGTCCCGAGAAAAGTTTCAAACATTGCGGTGCCTCAATATGCCTGACATTAATCCCCTCATCACCACAGACATGTGGAGttcattggtccaccttctcccaATGATGCAAATTAATTTTAAG ggtttgcagaatcatttgaagaaGTATGATGGGAAATATGATCGGATTTTGGCTTTTCGACCCACGGGATGGACGCACTCTAGCAAGTTCTCCAGCATAGCAGATATTACTCCTCAGACCAAGGGAAACATTTCAATATATG GAATTCCTTACAGTGAACACAGTAGCTACCTAGAGATGAAGCGTTTTGTCCAGTGGCTGAAACCGCAGAAAATTATACCTACCGTAAATATTGGCACCTTGAAATCTcggcacacaatggagaaatattttaaagagTGGAAATTGGAAGCTGGATATTGA